tttacGATTTAAatactgctttctatttgaatatatttttaattgtaatatattcttgtgatcaaagctgaatttcctccagtcttcagtgtcacatgatccttcagaaatcattttaatatgctgatctgctgctcaagaaacatttattattattattatcaatatttaaaacagttgagtacattattttcaggattctttgatgaatataaagatccaaagatcagaatttatctgaaataaaaagctgttgTAACATTATacgcaataccattcaaaagcttggagtcaatatgattttttatttttattattttattggggTGGGGGGGTAttgtagaaattaatacttctatttagcaaggatgctttaaattcagcaaatcagtatattagaatgatttcggaaggatcatgtgactggagtaatgatgctaaaaattcagctttgaaatcacaggaataaattacattttagaatatattcaaataaaaaaaacacttgttttaaatagtaaaagatctttcaaaatgttactgtttttgctgtactttggatcaaatacatgcaggcttgataagcagaagatacttctttaaaaacaatgttttagtaattagtttattttagtaattaaataTAAGTAATTGATATagtaattaaatgttaataaaataaatatatatttatttgtataaataaactgtatagtaattgtaattacataatattatttcccAAAGCTGAAGTGTTTAgactatcttttatttattacatataacaatattttaactaattacaAGAGatgaataatcaatcaaattCTACTGATTAACCAGTGAAATAATCGACGATTAGGcgattaatcgttctaataatcattatattaatcgattatcaaaataatccatTTGTTGCAGCCCTAAAAACGGCCAAGGCACcaacacaaaaatacataaaaaaaaaaaataaatgtttatatatatatatatatatatatatatcccagaaAATGTTATCTCTCTTTTTGTCAATATCACACGACCATACTCCCTTTCATGATTCATTTCCCATATATGAATGAGCAAAACAGACACTGCAGCAACCAATCAGAGCAAAGCACTGGAACGGGAAAAATGCCTCGAGTCACTGGCTGCCTACAACCATCATTCATTCCCTTCCGGTGTATCCATGGTGACGCTGTCAAATATATGGGAAGGCCCAGTGATGAACAGAACAGTGAGTGAGAATGGTGGGGGAGGAGGGTAATGTGTGAGAGAAACACACCCGATAACATTCAAAACAAATGAAAGCCAAAGAAAATTCATATCAAAACCAACTAAAACAGTAATTCCCCGAAAAATCAGCTGGCTGAGTTAACATACTCCTGTGCCTGAGCTGACCATTAATTATTAGTTCACCCATAGGTCAACCCCATGTTGCTCCAATGCATATTATTTTGTCTCTTCAGTGAAATACAAAAGGAGACATCTGAGTGTctgagctgctcttttccatttgACAACAGTGGATGATGATTTATTCGGCCAGAGCAAAGTTTGAAAGAAAAGCATCTTAAATGTATTCCGCTTGGTTTGTATGTTATACTTTCAAGTCTTCAACTGCAATACTACAGCTTTATGTAAGACAAACAACAAATGTGACCAGGcttatttcatcaaaaaaaacatAATGTCATTCACTAACATGTCTGTATGAAATATGCATGATCTGAGGAAGAGGGAAATATTGGGTTACATGCTAAACTAAAACCAGACCACATGCGAGCAAGACCCATATCAACCCGAGCTACAAGCTGCCATGGAAAGAAATCCAAGCTCGGTCATATGAAGCTATTTATGGTATTTCTGAATCTGCTGTGAAAAAGCTGTGAAAAAGTGAGAAAAATACTATGATCGTTCACAACCAGCAAACTTTATTTACAGATAACACACAAAACGCATTCATAGAGCATCTCTGTGTGCTCTGCATGATTCATGAGGGCCTGAATCAGGTACAATATGAACTGAGACCCCGGAGTCAAATCACAAAGCAAATCCTGTTTAACATCTTTACAACTGTGAGATCTCATTCTTAAGCTCTAAcccgatgtttttttttttttttttttgcacattaacAGGCCGGCCAACGCTAGTCAAGTATGCAATATTTATCAGGAACACATCACGACTCAAGTAAAAAGTACTGGAATCAGCACCCACAGAGAACAAACTCATATCCAGTGACATCCAGTCACTGATCTGCCGGGGTCCACATGACATGCTCTGTATTTTTGGAGCAATAAATGTCAAGAGTTTTGATTTCTGATGTTCTATTTCTGAGGGATGACAAACACTAAACAGAAGTGCAGATCCTTACACACCCACTTCTGTGGATCCCCCAGGAATGCTGAAAATAACATGAATTTAGTCATTCATTTTTGTCGTTCCAGAAGCACTTCACAGATTCCAGAGTGAATCACCAAACTCATGTTAGCTGGGGAAAAactgattttgtttatttttattttgtggtatTTGTGTAATAGAGCAAGCACTGCTTTACTATGCACCAACATAGCCTAACTAACAAACAAACTACCatatttgtcataaaaataaGAAGATACAACAGTTAATCATTTAAATCACAGTAAAATCTCGCGATTTCGAAAACGCAAATTATTAACGTTAAACGCGATAGTAACTTTAACTtacctataaaacagaaatactAAAACAGAAAACCATCCCTTATAACTGTTACACGTATTGCACGTATTCCCTTTAGACCATAAACTAATACAAACAACACCCTAATAATATCAAACCCGTAGAAACACTAACCTTAATAGATAACTACACTAAAAAGCAAATGTATCAACTAAAAACAGTCCCACTAAGCCCCCAGCCTTTACGTTAGCAGCAGAGCTAGCTTCAAAAACACTGCGCTGCttggattaaaatatatttaaaaacactatTACTCATTAATACACCACTTTGAATCATATCACTCTGTTTtaattaaacatacaaaactaATACATTCttacttaattaaaaaataaacagcaatttGATGTGATAATATTGAGGTTTACATTGGTTTCGCTTCGGCTAGCGCGTTAGCCTAACGTTACTAGCTCAGCATTTGAGGCTCCATTTACGtacaaaaccactgaaaatagTCAATAAAATGACTATAAATCATGTTAAGTGTTGATTTAGTGCAATATAAACTAGTATGAATTACATGCAATAATAAGATGCCGTGAATTCAGTCCGCTCGACTGCACTGTCACTCGACAACACAAGCAGTCGGATCATTCATCTCTCGTGTCATTTCTCATCTTGTATCTGGCAATGTCTCGAAAATATTTGGGTTTTGTAATGTCACCTGTATGTAGTTGCTCTCGCAGTACTCGGCGACTCTCTCTAGGTTGGCGTAGCTGTCCAGCAGAGCTCCTCGACCAGCAGGAATCTCCTCTTCCAGCAGCATCTGCAGCTCCGCCATCTTCACATCTTACTGATGCATGCAGGAGGAAAACACCACCATCACACTCCCCTCTCCCTCACTGATGCACGCAGGAGGACAACACCACCACATTACCCCCCTCTCTCTTTCACATTCACAATTCTCTTTCCTCCTCCCCTATATGATTCGATTTGTTACTCTTTCTGTATATCTATAATGCTCTATTCAACAGAAGAGTTTCATTATTTGgccaagatagatagatagatagatagatagatagatagatagatagatagatagatagatagatagatagatagatgcacaCTTCATCACACTTTTTTATTAGTATTGAAAAACTGAAGTTAATCATTCAACATTAATCATTGTTTTATGGAATGTCTGTGATATTCAAAGGGAATGAAGGTCTAAAAACAATGGCATATAGTTTTAATAACCTGAACCAATTCTAACATTGCTTTGATCTTATCAATTGCCGGCCCACACAATAAAGAGCCAATGGCCATGCATCCTTTCCCAAGAGGCTAATTCAGGGACATGAGCTAGGAGTCCTTCAGTTCCTCTTgctgactgtgatccaggtgtCATCTTTGGGTGTGGTCACCAGCTCATACCTGGCCTCAACCACCTGCCCTTCCACTCTGTGCAGTCTCAGCCTGCGCACCAGCGTGCTGAGCAGCACTGCGGCCACAGTGTATGCAAATctaaagagaggaagagaaggaCAGAGTGAGAAGATTTGTGAACCATGTGACAATGAATGtttcttaaaagaatagtttaccCAATAATGAAAACTCTGGTcattatatactatataaaatatttttatttgacaaaacaGTAATAGTAAAAAAGGTATTCATATATGTTTATAGTAATGGTTCTCAACCAGGGGCCACTAGGGGGCCATAGCTCACTTCAAAGGGGGCTGTATGATGgcttaaaataatttcaattaaggCAAACACTATCTTTAAAATAAGCTAATATTTCTTATTTGAATTAATTcccttaaaggggtcctattatgcctTTTCACTTTTAGAATTATAGCCcgtgtgtagtgtgtatgtttgggcattAAAAAGATCTTTGAGCTTATaaatctcaaagtccactccaaaggaagatattttctttttaaaggggtcatttgatgcgatttcagattttcctttctctttggagtgttacaagctcttgttgCCTAAAGaagatctataaagttgcaaagactaaagtctcaaatccaaagagatattccacgtccccctaaaacggctcattcaaacacaccccacatctctacgtcactatgtggaaatatttgtgtaatgccgcccaaatgttcatgcaaagaaagaaggcatggttttagtaaccgcagttagtgttgaagcagtcatgtcagggagatgctgtgtatatccaggcgaaagcaaaagcactttaatgGCCTTCCGAAAGTACAGTAAATGAATTTAGGAATCTTTGAGATTACTTAGaaaagaacagcaacacattaTATGGACGAGCGTTTCGTGAaactaggagaggaggtcattctgactttgctaagacaatctggcgcttctgaatcagcttctATGGTTAAGCTATTTCTAGCATTATTTACATAGCAAGACTCATTTTGCCATAACGCGTGTTAGAATTTCTCTCacaagcaccataaaagtagttcatATGAATCCTATTGACCAGTGATGCACAACCTCTTTTTAATTCCACGGCCCTCACTGTCAATGACAATATTAAAGACTGTGTATACTAAGTTGGTACACTCAGATTTTGGAGCCTGACAGACCCCTTCCCATTTACTTTTGCTGCATGAAGTAGAGCAGCCAGAACATTTagctaaacatctccttttgtgttccacggaaAAAAGAcgtttatacaggtttggaaggacacggatgaataaatgataaataatcaaTTTTTATGTGATCTTTGTTATGGTTATTTATTAAAGATAATATCTGAATTTCTCTCCATGTACCTTAGTTCAGGGCAGGCCTGACTCCCTGAAAACCCAAGCAACGAGAAGCTCTTCATTACTGACTCATCAGCAAATCTGTCAGGATTAAATCTGTCAAAGTAGACAAACGAGTGAAAATACCAGCAAACCATGAAGATTACACAACCTAATATAAAAATCAACGTACACAAACACACCTGTATGGAAGTGACCAAGTATCTGCATCTTGAAGGACGACGCCCAGGGCATAGATAACCAATGTCTACAAACATACAACCAGAATTATTTTGAACATTATAAGCAAGTCACAGCACTCTCCATACCGATTGACTAGATATAATTAGAAGTATAGGAAAGCATAACTTGCAAAAAACATAAACGTGGCTAAGGATATATTTTAGAAGTCTGGGAATGACTGAATAAAATCTGCCAATACTTTATGTGGGCCTAGTAATGAAAAAGACTAGTTCTTACTTCTTTGGGAATGACATGTTGGTCCACCTTCCCCTCCACCTCCTGTAATCTGGCAGCCATGGGCGTCAGTTTGGCTGTGCGGACCGTTTCATTTAGCACCTGTTGGCAGTATCTGGGGGAAAACATGAACCAAAATGATGATTTCCATGTGGAGATGGCCATGTGGAATAAAGTTTAACTCAAGGTATTTTATGGAAATCACAGAATTGCCACACATATGCCCTCTGGTGGCCAGGagcataaacatatatatatatatatatatatatatatatatatatatatatatatatatatatatatatatatatatatatatatatatagaaaaacaaGAATATTGTAAACAATATTAAAACGTTACTACTATACTAAAAGTAATATTACTTTCTTCATGTTTAAACCTTGATTTAGCATCTTGTAAATCAATAAATGTGAATACCATGTGGATAATGTTACCAGAATCATATCAGAAGCTATAGCTGTTGTTCACCTGAGTTGTGGAATCTTCTCCAAGGTAACAGGCTCCTCTCCGAGCACTTCAACAAGCTCATGATAGAGCCGTTCCTGCACCGCTTCTGAGACTGAGAGGAAGTGAACTGCCCAGATGCACACTGGGAAATAATACAGATGAGGGCAGGCATAAATTATGTATAAGGAATACAGACATGAAGGTAAAAAAGAAAAGCTCCACAGTGTTACGATgatattaactaaaactattaaaactttttttgttgttaactgaagcttaaaaaaaatatatatatattcaatatgtaaattaaataaaatttagaaaagtaatagttCTAAAGTTAAAAAGTACTGACAaatatattagtaaataataaattacaccTAAATACTAATacacataaattactaaatattaaactaaaactacattataaattaaaaaataaaagctactgttaatttttcaataaaactaaaataacactagacAGGAGACATTGAAACGTACAGTTAGCAGTGATCACACAGCCAGCTAGAGTAAAAACCATGCCATCTTCCATCACCTGATgacaaaacatatttaataattgtttgtttataatttatGCATAAATATAAGTCTGTCTGAAAATGAACCGTACTGTGTTGAGACGCAGTTACCTGTCGCTCTGTCAGATTGGCCTGTAGTAAATGCTTAACGAACGATGACTGACTGGATCCTTGTCCACTCCTCTGCTTTGCCACAGACTTCAGCACCGACTCCATCTCCGCCAGAGCTGAAAATAACAAAACCACGTGACCAACTGACATTGACCAATGAGGCCAACACTTTCAAACGCTGCTCAGCTGCCTTCTTACCGCTCTCATAATGGGTCTTTCTGCTGGAACTCTTCTCTAGGGATCCATCCAGATAACCTTTACCGATCTCTGACCAGATCTATTCAAATCCAGATATATATGCATTTCCATATAAAATACCAATTTTTTTCATAAGCATGACATTAAATATATCTAGTGAGGAATGCTCACAGCCTCATGGTTCTTACGGAACCGGATGACCTCAGCATCATCCCGAAAACGACTCCCCATGGCAAGCTGAGTGACAGCCTTCATAGCCAATCCAAGCAGATGAGCACAAAGAGGCGTGTGCTGTGATTTAGGATAAGATGCCCACTTATCAACTAGCTCCTCAACCAGCTAAAAAAAAGACACAGTAAGAGAGGGATAAAAATAGGGATTGTTTAGTATATTCAGTACTGGTAAtcgaataaacaaaaacaaatgatgtTTACTAACAAAAAGAACTCAAGAACTTTAGTTTTTAGGCAGATACCATGGAGTTAGTTAAATTAAAGCAATGAAGAGAACAACTTGTTTGTTGTTGTTAGTCTTAATAGTGAAATCCTGAACTAGGGATATAAACACCTGTGAACAGACCTGAAGCAACAGAGGGAAGTTGTTCTCCAGGGTTTTATCGATAGCTCCAtcatacactttttttcttaTCATCGACTCTGTCACTCCCACTCCTGAACCTGACTGGTAACTTAGTAATGATTTGAGCATTGTCTCAAAGGAGTCCGCTGAGGAAAGTGTACAAACATATGTGTTAGAAAAAGCATCCATAATAATATGCATTAAAGGGAAttgatggttaaaaaaaatgcCAAATCATGTTATGGCTATAAATAAGATATGTTATACACTACcatccaaatgtttttttaattatcaaaagtaacagtattggcatgtataatgttttttatgtattcttgagcaccaaatcaacatattacaatgatttctgaagggacTTGTGACAGAGAAATGACTGCTGAATATTGATCTTTGCCttcacaggaaaaaaatatatttttgaaaaatattaaaacagaaaagggttgttttttagtattattatttactataaagatagatagatagatagatagatagataaatatatatatatatatatatatatatatatatatatatatatatatatatatatatcacactattactctttttactgttTTAGTgagtaaataaatgcagcctgggtgagaAAAGACACATTTAACATCTAATGTTATGCTAAAATATTAACGCAATTtattaagagctttttcaaaacACTTGTTCTCTCTCTTGTTGCAGGACACTCACTGGTCCAGTTGGGGTTGATGTGTTGTCGTAGTTGGTCCACAGCACCCAGACTGACCACTGGCCTCCGACCGAACCAGAAAGACGCTACAGACCCAAACTCATCGTGAAGACCCACCAGGAACTCATGCAGGCTTCCTCTGTTCACTATATCTGGCAGATTCCCATCTCTGGAAAAGTAAAGCAAGATGTATGCTGGAGAAACTGACTAAAGGTCGAAAGGATGTAAAGAGAGACAGTATCTCAAACTCTTACTTCTCTTCAGTGGGGTTTAGTCCTGGTACACCAGAGGCACTTCTAGATGACtggcatcaaataaataaataaataaataacgttgGATTAATATACACATATTTGACATATTAAAGTGCCTTGACAGCAAATTATAGCAGTTTTAATGGATGACTTTCTTTATAATATATCCAACGTTTAATCAAGACAGAAACTGCATTCTCAAAATTAAGAAAACTCCAGAGTAGTCCAGTGATGACCTTCTAAATGAATGCGGGTCAGAATGTAAAGCAAACATATTTAACAGCGATTCAAACATATACTTCATATAAAACATAATGAGGATCATAACGCCtacaaaacagttaaaaaatattaatatttttcaccGGATACAAATACAGGACTGCACCGATCAGGATAATGACAAATGTCACTGCAAATATAGCAAAATCCAACATATTTGCTTTTCAGAAACGTCCGATATCgtcataaatgtaattaaactgtTCACTGAACTAGTAGCTAACAATCCACGTCTACAGCGACCATCAGAGACCTGCGCCCCTGTAGATCGGTACTCAACTACACATCCTGTAAACGAGGCTGAACCAATCAACCGCGGAGAAATTGTGGATAATTATTTGAAGTCTGTAGTacagtctgtttttcttttactgtctaaggtttttatacagtctatgagtACAGCCTGGATATTTATTAACAAACACATCTTCCAtgattgatgatttttttttgcaccatatACCTTATAAAGTTAATATAAGTATGCAATTCTTTATTGTCCGTccttatatatttttctaatatttgtataattataaataatcgttttgtaaaatgatgtttttattttaccacATTATGAGTTTGTTTATAATCAAGAGACAGATAATTAAGCTCGTTATGGACTCTTTAACACTCAAACCGTATTCACTTTATAGCCCTTAATCCTGTAATTGTGGGCAAATGTGGGCACAGAGGATTCAGGTGTGatccaattttttatttattataaatgttatatcacTGTCTATCCATTTATagtgctttttaattttttttttaatttttgaatttatttacctcaaaaagtaccatattttctatgtaaattatgctCTAATGTagatcattgtgtgtgtgtgtgtgtttgtgtgtgtctgtgtctgtgtgagtgtgtatgagtgtgtgtgagtgtgtgtgagtgtgtgtgtgagagagagagagagagagagagagagagaggttgatGAGCCAGGTGGATGATTGGATCATACCAAAAAACATGGTCATACATTAGCCCAGCGCTGTCATAGGCTCATTGAAtgcattgtttttgtgtgtgtgtatatgagtgtgAGTTTTTGCCATGATGAGAATGTTGTACAGGATCAGCCCTTCATTTGTGTGTATGTTAGATATGCATTGTATtggatctattaatttatttttacaaaaaaaaaacaagaatgctctaaattacagtttttcccattcatttctatgGGTGCCCATTTTTGACCCAAATACAAGattaaggagttttttttttttcacccacttaACATTGTAGAATTGagtcaaaaaaaaattgtgtgtgttcaGGGGGCAAACTTAGGAAAAGTAACCAAGTCTTGTACCGCTCAGATCAAGggaagtattttttaaaaataaatcaaaattattttgcccACATTTGTCCAGAATACGGTTTTAGGGTTAAATGTGACACACAGGAAAAAGTAGCTACTTAGCGAAAGTAACCTTCAAAAATGTTAGTAATTGCAGCATTAATTGCGTTTTCGCTTAGTGTATATTTGACCAATGCTCAGGATCCGCAGTATCAGTCCGGTTCTGAAGGAGTTTCCACAGCAGCAGAGGCCCAGATGTCAGATGagcttgtgtttttatttttttattttattaaaattaaaataattaatttctattttaatctatttaatgtcttcatttttgcgtagtccttcagaaatcatgttgctcaggaaacatttattattaataatgttgaaatatgggGTACTGTAAAACTGCACATCCTGTTTTGCCAAGTCCTAGTTGTCCTGAGaccgatatttttttatgatgaccCTGGGACAACAACTACCTTGAATACCACTAATATGGAATGCATTCATTACCAGGTCAAAGACTATCACTGTACAATGTAATGCAGTTAATGACTTCAATATTCTTTGTGTATTCAAGAGGATATATACACCTGGTACAGTGTATGTGGTAGTGCGGATTCTGGAGAGGACTGATCCAAATCTTATCCTGGTCCTGGACCACTACAAATGCTGAATCCCTGAGCCTGCCTCAGTGGGAACTTGTGATAAATGGGTTAACCTGAATTATTTCATACCTGCTCCACTTGATGCcaaacaactgaaaatgcctCACTTATACAGTAGTGTTTTACATCTTCCATTGACTTATTACTCTTCATAACTGTCCATATAAGGATGACCATCACCTGACCACAGTGCTTCGTGTTGGACAGTCAGGACTTGAGTACTCATCTCATTACAAACGCTTCATTGTGAAGATCAGTCCTCGCCTGCACCTCAGCAGGAAAGAGTATGTACAGTACTGTCTTGCCCACCACATGCTCTCCTTTGCTCTC
This genomic stretch from Carassius gibelio isolate Cgi1373 ecotype wild population from Czech Republic chromosome B6, carGib1.2-hapl.c, whole genome shotgun sequence harbors:
- the LOC127959444 gene encoding cytochrome P450 20A1-like isoform X2 is translated as MLKSLLSYQSGSGVGVTESMIRKKVYDGAIDKTLENNFPLLLQLVEELVDKWASYPKSQHTPLCAHLLGLAMKAVTQLAMGSRFRDDAEVIRFRKNHEAIWSEIGKGYLDGSLEKSSSRKTHYESALAEMESVLKSVAKQRSGQGSSQSSFVKHLLQANLTERQVMEDGMVFTLAGCVITANLCIWAVHFLSVSEAVQERLYHELVEVLGEEPVTLEKIPQLRYCQQVLNETVRTAKLTPMAARLQEVEGKVDQHVIPKETLVIYALGVVLQDADTWSLPYRFNPDRFADESVMKSFSLLGFSGSQACPELRFAYTVAAVLLSTLVRRLRLHRVEGQVVEARYELVTTPKDDTWITVSKRN
- the LOC127959444 gene encoding cytochrome P450 20A1-like isoform X1; protein product: MLDFAIFAVTFVIILIGAVLYLYPSSRSASGVPGLNPTEEKDGNLPDIVNRGSLHEFLVGLHDEFGSVASFWFGRRPVVSLGAVDQLRQHINPNWTTDSFETMLKSLLSYQSGSGVGVTESMIRKKVYDGAIDKTLENNFPLLLQLVEELVDKWASYPKSQHTPLCAHLLGLAMKAVTQLAMGSRFRDDAEVIRFRKNHEAIWSEIGKGYLDGSLEKSSSRKTHYESALAEMESVLKSVAKQRSGQGSSQSSFVKHLLQANLTERQVMEDGMVFTLAGCVITANLCIWAVHFLSVSEAVQERLYHELVEVLGEEPVTLEKIPQLRYCQQVLNETVRTAKLTPMAARLQEVEGKVDQHVIPKETLVIYALGVVLQDADTWSLPYRFNPDRFADESVMKSFSLLGFSGSQACPELRFAYTVAAVLLSTLVRRLRLHRVEGQVVEARYELVTTPKDDTWITVSKRN